A portion of the Calothrix sp. 336/3 genome contains these proteins:
- the hisD gene encoding histidinol dehydrogenase, protein MLRIITQQTDVRSELQRICDRTNDEQVLHKEATVREVLQTVKRQGDKAVLHYTEEFDNSILKAEDLRVTSSELDAAYQHISKDLLAAIRLASQQIEAFHRQRVPKSWIHFGDNEVVLGKRYTPVDIAGLYVPGGRASYPSTVLMNAIPAKIAGVPRLVMVTPPGGSKGIAPAVLVAAQEAGIKEIYRVGGAQAIAALAYGTQTIPRVDIIAGPGNIYVTLAKKLVYGTVGIDCLAGPSEVLIIADENANPVHVAADILAQAEHDPMAAAILLTPDPALAKNVKVAVERQLIDHPRRISTEKALAHHGLIVIVESLATACDFANEFAPEHLELEVEDPWSLLPLIRHAGAIFLGYSTPEAVGDYIAGPSHTLPTSGAARYASALGVETFLKHSSIIQYSPQALEKVANAIDILASAEGLPSHVDSVRRRIQKEK, encoded by the coding sequence ATGCTGCGAATCATTACTCAGCAGACAGACGTTAGATCAGAATTACAACGGATCTGCGATCGCACCAATGACGAACAGGTACTTCATAAAGAAGCAACAGTGCGGGAAGTGTTGCAAACGGTGAAGCGCCAAGGCGATAAAGCTGTATTGCATTATACAGAAGAATTTGATAATTCTATTCTCAAAGCAGAAGACTTACGGGTTACAAGCTCGGAGTTAGATGCCGCCTATCAGCATATATCTAAGGATTTGTTGGCAGCAATTCGCCTAGCGAGCCAGCAGATAGAAGCTTTTCACCGCCAGCGCGTGCCCAAAAGTTGGATTCATTTTGGTGACAATGAAGTTGTTCTGGGTAAGCGTTATACTCCCGTTGATATTGCGGGTTTGTACGTACCAGGAGGTCGCGCATCATACCCTAGTACAGTTTTAATGAATGCGATTCCAGCAAAGATAGCAGGAGTCCCCCGTCTGGTGATGGTGACACCCCCAGGAGGAAGTAAAGGTATTGCCCCTGCGGTGTTGGTAGCAGCCCAGGAAGCCGGAATTAAAGAGATTTATCGAGTTGGAGGAGCCCAGGCGATCGCCGCCCTCGCCTATGGTACACAAACAATTCCCCGCGTCGATATCATCGCCGGACCCGGTAATATTTATGTCACCCTTGCCAAAAAATTAGTTTATGGCACAGTCGGGATAGATTGCCTAGCTGGACCAAGCGAAGTATTAATTATTGCCGATGAAAACGCCAATCCCGTCCATGTTGCCGCAGATATCCTGGCACAGGCAGAACACGATCCAATGGCAGCAGCAATCTTGCTGACCCCCGATCCAGCTTTAGCGAAAAATGTCAAGGTTGCCGTCGAAAGACAATTAATTGATCATCCTCGGCGCATCTCCACAGAAAAAGCCCTTGCCCACCATGGATTAATCGTTATCGTCGAGTCCCTTGCCACAGCTTGTGATTTCGCCAATGAATTTGCCCCAGAACATTTAGAACTAGAAGTGGAAGATCCATGGAGTTTGCTCCCATTAATTCGCCACGCTGGGGCGATTTTCCTAGGTTATTCCACACCAGAAGCTGTAGGAGACTATATAGCCGGACCAAGCCACACCTTACCTACCTCAGGGGCAGCTCGCTACGCTTCTGCTCTGGGAGTTGAAACTTTCCTCAAGCACTCTAGTATAATTCAGTACTCACCCCAAGCTTTAGAAAAAGTTGCCAATGCCATAGATATTCTTGCATCTGCTGAAGGTTTGCCCTCTCACGTTGATTCTGTCAGAAGGCGAATTCAGAAAGAAAAATAA
- a CDS encoding chlororespiratory reduction protein 7 gives MSDSLMYQQEYFVVLETNQPEQFLTVGELIAKLQEVIQNLDAQDLPPDLSSLDSPEAQAQHLVDTSCELDIGPGEYLQWYAVRLEK, from the coding sequence ATGTCCGATTCGCTGATGTATCAACAAGAATATTTTGTGGTTTTGGAAACCAACCAACCAGAACAATTTCTCACAGTTGGGGAATTAATCGCCAAACTCCAAGAAGTTATCCAAAACCTGGATGCTCAAGACTTACCCCCTGATTTAAGTTCTTTAGACTCTCCAGAAGCACAGGCGCAACATTTAGTTGATACAAGTTGTGAATTAGATATCGGACCAGGGGAGTATTTACAGTGGTATGCTGTGCGTTTAGAAAAATAG
- a CDS encoding pre-16S rRNA-processing nuclease YqgF, with amino-acid sequence MSLSDSQAKQPVILGFDPGKDKCGLAVMGVDRKLYFHEVIPSSEAIIYIQKMLQQYPVSLVVMGDQTTAKKWKQEIQQALSEAISIILVDERYTSLEARDRYWQMYPPQGLTKLLPQGMRTPPRPIDDIVAILLIERYLMRLTEPGS; translated from the coding sequence ATGAGCTTATCTGATTCTCAAGCAAAACAGCCAGTAATTTTAGGTTTTGACCCTGGTAAAGATAAATGTGGTTTAGCGGTGATGGGAGTAGATAGAAAACTCTATTTCCATGAAGTTATACCTTCAAGTGAGGCAATTATTTACATTCAAAAAATGCTCCAACAATATCCTGTATCCTTAGTGGTGATGGGAGACCAAACTACAGCAAAAAAATGGAAACAGGAAATTCAACAAGCATTATCAGAGGCTATCAGTATTATTTTAGTTGACGAGCGTTACACTAGTCTAGAGGCGCGCGATCGCTACTGGCAAATGTACCCACCTCAAGGATTAACGAAGCTTTTACCCCAAGGAATGCGAACACCACCCCGTCCCATTGATGATATTGTGGCGATTCTTTTAATTGAAAGATATTTAATGCGATTAACTGAACCCGGTAGTTAA
- a CDS encoding DUF3084 domain-containing protein: MATGYILIVAILILGGVIATVGDRIGTKVGKKRLSLFNLRPKNTAVLITILTGLGISASTLGILFLADEGLRKGVFELQDIQKDLRRKREQLKNAEAQKSQVEGELNQAKQQEAQAQKSLERTNKNLQEANIKQKKTQAQLNRTIVQEAATKTKLQKTQNQLGQVVSQYQQAISQLQSVYNERNKQLAEIARLKQESQTLYEKAQKAINQAKAAIALRDRELAKSQEAIEQRDKKISRLDRLIQERNLVITAREQIIAKREIRLKELEQQQDYLEQEVSRLEKSYQDLRVGKLALIRYQVITAGVIRAVSPAIAQQAIVRLLDDANRIAQAELTGIGTNNSPNQATIEITRQRVEQLSQKISNGQEYVVRILSAGNYVRGEKRIEIVLDATPNVLLFKKGETLATNIVDPKTSTPEQLRQRVNQLIAASEFRARNAGILQNIQIDGRTFIAFMNQLQTYQQPLDIKAIAAEDTFTVGPLRLKFVGMQNGEILFST, translated from the coding sequence ATGGCGACCGGGTACATCCTTATCGTAGCGATTCTAATTCTAGGGGGAGTCATTGCCACCGTTGGCGATCGCATCGGCACGAAGGTAGGCAAAAAACGACTCTCCCTGTTTAACTTACGTCCTAAAAATACGGCAGTATTAATTACAATTCTCACTGGGTTAGGTATTTCTGCCTCAACCCTGGGAATTTTGTTTTTGGCTGACGAAGGTTTACGCAAAGGGGTATTCGAGTTACAGGATATTCAAAAAGACTTGCGTCGCAAGCGTGAGCAGCTCAAAAATGCCGAAGCCCAAAAAAGCCAAGTAGAGGGAGAACTCAACCAAGCAAAGCAGCAAGAAGCGCAAGCACAAAAAAGCTTGGAAAGAACCAATAAAAACCTTCAAGAAGCGAATATTAAGCAGAAAAAAACCCAAGCCCAACTGAATCGCACCATTGTCCAAGAAGCTGCTACAAAAACCAAGCTTCAGAAAACTCAAAATCAACTGGGGCAGGTTGTCAGTCAGTATCAACAGGCAATTTCCCAGCTCCAGAGTGTCTACAATGAGCGCAATAAACAGTTAGCCGAAATTGCTCGACTCAAGCAAGAAAGTCAAACTCTCTACGAGAAAGCCCAAAAAGCAATCAATCAAGCCAAAGCGGCGATCGCCCTGCGAGATCGAGAACTTGCCAAAAGCCAAGAAGCCATTGAGCAACGAGACAAGAAAATATCTCGCCTAGATAGACTGATTCAAGAACGAAATTTAGTGATTACTGCTCGTGAACAAATCATTGCTAAACGCGAAATTCGTCTGAAAGAATTAGAACAGCAACAAGATTATTTGGAGCAGGAAGTTAGTAGACTGGAAAAATCCTACCAAGATTTACGAGTCGGCAAATTAGCTTTAATCCGTTATCAGGTAATTACGGCTGGTGTAATTCGTGCAGTATCTCCGGCGATCGCGCAACAGGCGATTGTGAGGCTTTTAGATGATGCAAATCGTATTGCCCAGGCAGAATTAACCGGAATTGGTACCAATAACTCTCCAAATCAAGCAACTATAGAAATTACACGGCAACGAGTAGAACAACTCAGTCAAAAAATTAGTAATGGTCAGGAATATGTAGTTAGAATTTTATCGGCGGGTAATTATGTTCGCGGGGAAAAACGCATCGAAATAGTTCTGGATGCTACACCAAATGTACTTCTATTCAAGAAGGGAGAGACCCTTGCAACTAATATTGTTGACCCCAAAACTTCTACCCCTGAACAATTACGACAACGAGTTAATCAGTTAATTGCGGCTTCGGAATTCCGTGCCCGCAATGCGGGAATTTTGCAAAATATTCAAATTGACGGTAGAACTTTTATTGCCTTTATGAATCAGTTACAAACCTATCAACAGCCATTAGATATTAAGGCGATCGCCGCAGAGGACACTTTTACCGTAGGACCTTTAAGATTAAAGTTTGTGGGAATGCAGAATGGAGAAATCTTGTTTAGTACTTAG
- a CDS encoding NAD(P)H-quinone oxidoreductase subunit H, protein MARIETRTEPMVLNMGPHHPSMHGVLRLILTLDGEDVVDCEPVIGYLHRGMEKIAESRTNIQYVPYVSRWDYAAGMFNEAVTVNAPEKLAGIKVPKRASYIRVIMLELNRIANHLLWFGPFLADVGAQTPFFYQFREREMIYDLWEAATGYRMVNNNYFRIGGVAADLPYGWVDKCLDFCEYFIPKVDEYERLVTNNPIFRRRIEGIGTITREEAINWGLSGPMLRASGVKWDLRKVDHYECYDDFDWDVQWETVGDCLARYMVRMREMRESVKIIKQAIAGLPGGPYENLEAKRLMAGKKSEWDAFDYQFVAKKVAPTFKIPKGEIYSRIESGKGEVGIYLVGDDNVFPWRWKIRAADFNNLQILPHLLRGMKVADVVVILGSIDVIMGSVDR, encoded by the coding sequence ATGGCAAGAATTGAAACCCGCACAGAACCAATGGTGCTGAACATGGGACCACACCATCCCTCAATGCACGGGGTTTTGCGGTTAATCCTCACCCTCGATGGAGAGGATGTTGTGGATTGTGAACCGGTTATTGGCTATTTGCACCGAGGAATGGAAAAAATAGCTGAAAGTCGGACAAATATTCAGTATGTTCCCTACGTCAGTCGCTGGGATTACGCCGCAGGGATGTTCAACGAAGCTGTAACTGTCAATGCACCGGAAAAGCTAGCTGGTATCAAGGTTCCCAAACGTGCTAGCTATATTCGTGTGATTATGCTGGAGTTGAATCGTATTGCCAACCATTTACTGTGGTTTGGTCCCTTTTTGGCAGACGTCGGAGCGCAAACTCCCTTCTTCTATCAGTTCCGCGAGCGGGAAATGATTTATGACCTGTGGGAAGCAGCAACAGGCTACCGGATGGTCAATAATAATTATTTTCGCATTGGTGGAGTGGCAGCTGATTTACCCTACGGTTGGGTAGATAAATGCTTAGATTTTTGTGAATACTTTATTCCCAAGGTCGATGAGTACGAGCGTTTAGTTACTAATAACCCAATTTTCCGCCGTCGGATTGAGGGTATTGGTACCATCACCCGTGAAGAAGCAATTAACTGGGGGCTTTCTGGTCCTATGTTGCGAGCTTCTGGGGTGAAATGGGATTTACGTAAGGTAGATCACTACGAGTGTTACGACGATTTTGACTGGGACGTGCAGTGGGAAACCGTAGGGGACTGTTTAGCCCGGTATATGGTGCGGATGCGCGAAATGCGGGAATCTGTAAAAATTATTAAACAGGCGATCGCTGGACTTCCTGGTGGTCCCTACGAAAATCTGGAAGCAAAACGCCTCATGGCTGGGAAAAAATCGGAGTGGGATGCTTTCGATTACCAATTTGTTGCCAAAAAAGTTGCTCCCACCTTTAAGATTCCTAAGGGTGAAATCTACAGCCGTATCGAAAGTGGTAAGGGTGAAGTCGGTATCTACCTTGTCGGTGATGATAATGTCTTCCCTTGGCGTTGGAAAATTCGTGCCGCAGATTTCAATAACTTGCAAATCCTGCCTCATTTATTACGTGGTATGAAAGTTGCGGATGTCGTCGTGATTCTCGGTAGTATCGACGTAATTATGGGTTCTGTTGACAGATAG
- the ppk1 gene encoding polyphosphate kinase 1, translating into MPKSRKSNHHTNLGDPQYFLNRELSWLEFNSRVLHEALDPRTPLLERFKFLAIFSSNLDEFFMVRVAALKQQVEAKVSKWAFDGRTPPQQLEDISFFLRPLVAQQHQHFEEVLRSQLAHHGVHILDYIELSEKQRKYLDNYFEEQIFPVITPLAVDPSHPFPYISNLSLNLAVVVKNPETEEEFFARVKVPRVLPRFLPLPPELGIHRNSKPAIWTGIPLEQAIAHNLESLFPGMNIQEYHPFRITRDADLELEEDEADDLLLAIEQELRKRRVGGTPVRLEIQAHTPETIRSRLMEDLELSENDVYEVDGLLGLRDLMYFMSLPLPELKDPPWQSVVHHRLQRIRDLRINPHTREIEEGSDFFSVIRERDLLVHHPYQSFSTSVVRFITQAAHDPNVLAIKMTLYRTSGDSPIVNALITAAETGKQISVLVELKARFDEENNIYWARRLESVGVHVVYGLVGLKTHSKIAMVVRREQDRIRRYVHIGTGNYNHKTARLYTDLSLFSCREDLGADVTDVFNFLTGYSRQKSYRQLLVAPVNMRDRFLSLIRREIENVQNGYSGRIVAKMNSLVDPKIITTLYEASRVGVQIDLIVRGICCLRPGLKDISENIRVISIVGRFLEHSRIFYFYNNGQEEIFLGSADWMPRNLDRRVEVITPIQDNDIAKDLQEILGIMLADNRQAWELQPDGSYVQRRAGEECPDSCSQKALMAMAQGVNIVASNLANQKKSSVYFDEA; encoded by the coding sequence ATGCCGAAATCTAGAAAGAGCAATCATCACACAAATCTCGGTGATCCACAGTATTTTCTCAACCGCGAACTCAGCTGGTTGGAATTTAATAGCCGAGTATTGCATGAAGCATTAGATCCGCGTACACCCTTGTTAGAACGGTTTAAATTTCTAGCGATTTTTAGTTCTAACCTCGATGAGTTTTTCATGGTGCGGGTTGCTGCACTCAAGCAACAGGTAGAAGCTAAGGTGAGTAAATGGGCGTTTGACGGTCGAACACCCCCACAACAGTTAGAAGATATTAGCTTTTTTTTGCGTCCTTTGGTAGCTCAACAGCACCAGCATTTTGAAGAAGTACTGCGATCGCAACTCGCACACCATGGTGTACATATTCTTGACTATATAGAACTCTCGGAAAAGCAAAGAAAGTATTTAGATAACTATTTTGAAGAGCAAATTTTCCCGGTAATCACACCCCTGGCAGTAGATCCTAGCCACCCTTTTCCCTATATTTCTAATCTCAGCTTAAATTTAGCTGTGGTAGTGAAAAATCCGGAAACAGAAGAAGAATTTTTTGCCCGTGTGAAGGTTCCCCGTGTTTTACCCAGGTTTTTGCCCTTACCCCCAGAACTCGGGATTCATCGTAATAGTAAACCCGCGATTTGGACAGGGATACCCCTAGAGCAGGCGATCGCCCACAACTTAGAATCTCTGTTTCCAGGGATGAATATCCAGGAATATCACCCCTTTCGCATCACCCGCGACGCGGATTTGGAACTGGAAGAGGATGAAGCAGACGACTTACTCCTAGCAATTGAACAGGAACTGCGAAAACGTCGTGTTGGTGGTACGCCTGTACGCCTGGAAATTCAAGCACATACCCCGGAAACTATCCGTAGTCGCTTGATGGAAGATTTGGAATTATCTGAAAATGATGTTTATGAAGTCGATGGTCTGTTAGGATTACGAGACTTAATGTATTTTATGTCACTTCCCCTTCCAGAACTGAAAGACCCTCCATGGCAATCGGTAGTCCATCATCGTTTACAGCGCATCCGAGATTTACGTATAAATCCTCACACCAGGGAAATTGAAGAAGGGAGTGACTTTTTCTCAGTGATTCGAGAAAGAGACTTACTTGTACACCATCCCTATCAGTCCTTTTCCACATCCGTTGTCCGCTTTATTACCCAAGCTGCCCACGACCCCAACGTCTTGGCAATCAAAATGACCCTGTATCGGACATCAGGGGATTCACCGATAGTTAATGCATTAATTACAGCCGCAGAAACTGGGAAACAGATTTCTGTGCTGGTGGAGTTAAAAGCGAGATTTGATGAAGAGAATAATATCTATTGGGCAAGACGACTGGAAAGTGTAGGGGTTCACGTTGTCTATGGTTTAGTCGGGTTAAAGACCCATAGTAAGATTGCCATGGTAGTACGGCGAGAACAAGACCGGATTCGCCGCTATGTCCACATCGGTACAGGCAACTATAACCACAAAACTGCCAGACTGTACACGGATTTGAGCTTATTTAGCTGTCGGGAAGATTTAGGGGCAGATGTCACGGATGTCTTCAACTTTTTAACTGGATACTCACGACAAAAGTCTTATCGGCAATTGTTGGTTGCACCAGTGAATATGCGCGATCGCTTCCTGAGTTTAATTCGTCGGGAAATCGAAAACGTTCAAAATGGCTACTCTGGGCGCATCGTTGCAAAGATGAACTCCCTTGTAGACCCCAAAATTATCACCACCTTATACGAAGCTTCCCGTGTGGGTGTGCAAATTGATTTGATTGTTCGGGGTATTTGTTGCCTCCGCCCTGGTTTAAAAGATATTAGTGAAAATATCCGTGTCATCAGCATTGTGGGGCGATTTTTGGAGCACTCCCGCATTTTCTATTTCTACAACAATGGACAAGAGGAAATATTCCTTGGCAGTGCGGACTGGATGCCTCGTAATTTAGATAGAAGAGTCGAAGTAATTACTCCAATTCAGGATAACGATATTGCCAAGGATTTGCAGGAAATCCTGGGAATTATGTTAGCCGATAATCGTCAAGCTTGGGAATTACAACCTGATGGCAGCTATGTCCAAAGGCGGGCAGGAGAAGAATGTCCTGATAGTTGTTCTCAAAAAGCCTTGATGGCGATGGCGCAAGGTGTAAATATAGTGGCTTCTAATTTAGCTAATCAGAAAAAATCTTCTGTTTATTTTGATGAAGCATAA
- a CDS encoding response regulator transcription factor gives MLMLSCESSTLRLLVVDDHELTRLTLQLVFSAQKNIQVVGLASNGQEAVEMVKLHRPDVVILDLQMPIMDGWSASHQIKAIAPNTQIIAYSSVEEHKLHENTAQLDVICRKDVPTTELISVVRQMGQRLTNGSVSP, from the coding sequence ATGTTAATGTTGTCCTGTGAATCTTCTACCTTGCGCCTGCTAGTGGTCGATGACCATGAACTAACTCGTCTAACTCTTCAGTTGGTTTTTTCCGCGCAGAAGAATATTCAAGTAGTTGGTTTGGCTAGTAATGGTCAAGAAGCAGTAGAAATGGTGAAACTACATCGCCCCGATGTTGTAATTTTAGACTTACAAATGCCAATCATGGATGGATGGAGCGCATCACACCAAATTAAGGCGATCGCCCCCAACACCCAGATTATTGCTTATTCTTCTGTGGAAGAGCATAAATTACATGAAAATACAGCCCAACTGGATGTAATTTGTCGTAAAGATGTACCCACAACTGAGCTAATCTCTGTAGTTCGGCAAATGGGACAAAGATTGACCAATGGTTCAGTCAGTCCTTGA
- a CDS encoding universal stress protein has product METTTALKTILVALDGSELADRVIQTLKELVLPQDIKVIFCHVFTPPELGTELPADRPHPESTASSYLHVEKQLQAYQDTLQVKSELELVTGEPAEEIIRLANIYKVDMIVIGSRGLTGMKRIVQGSVSSQVVEEAPCSVLVVKPK; this is encoded by the coding sequence GTGGAAACGACAACAGCGCTCAAAACAATTTTAGTAGCTCTGGATGGTTCGGAACTTGCAGACCGAGTGATTCAGACTTTAAAAGAATTAGTATTACCCCAAGATATTAAAGTAATTTTTTGCCATGTATTTACACCTCCAGAGTTAGGGACGGAATTACCTGCCGATCGCCCCCATCCAGAATCGACAGCAAGTTCTTATTTACACGTCGAAAAACAATTACAAGCCTACCAAGACACTCTCCAGGTAAAGAGTGAATTAGAACTAGTCACCGGCGAACCAGCAGAGGAAATTATCCGTCTTGCCAACATCTATAAGGTCGATATGATTGTAATTGGTAGCCGGGGATTAACCGGAATGAAACGTATTGTTCAGGGTTCTGTCAGCAGCCAAGTTGTCGAAGAAGCCCCATGCTCCGTCTTGGTGGTAAAACCCAAGTAA
- a CDS encoding SpoIID/LytB domain-containing protein, whose translation MKTSLWRFSTTLITTFCLLGLTAASRSSNAATDIVLKIGIVQRFGNAVTDKLEIVPTQGDRLELKFSTGNGNKTIATNKPVKLEIATSPLKQATLEERVVLGTYRTYETAEDSAKKWRKQGIEVEIAQPERWQVWAKRDVYNTPLLRRLLLRSVKSLGTNLAYLDTKIIDQVPVVSWEVEGNRYNRTNLEISSGKSLIQVNQGKNLATKRLYAGRMEIQPNAYGTYSLINNVALETYLRGVVPYEIGTQAPKAALEAQAILARTYVLRNLRRFEIDGYQLCADTHCQVYYGLKDAAASTDKAIAATRGMVLIYNNELVDALYSSTTGGITASFSDVWNGEDRPYLRPIIDAPNDLGWTGKSLSEEEVFQKFISLREGFNESEGDLFRWRRETKIEDITKGLQKFLKVKNSPYAKFKTIKNMAVVQRSHSGRILKLAVNTDIGTFTLHKDEVRSAFFAPISTLFYLQTLNKGEPGIWGYAFVGGGLGHGVGLSQIGAQNLAKLGWSSEKILKFYYPGTELQLLNDKIKFTE comes from the coding sequence ATGAAAACCTCGCTTTGGCGTTTTTCGACAACTTTAATCACAACCTTTTGCCTATTGGGACTGACGGCAGCATCCCGCTCTAGTAACGCTGCAACTGATATAGTATTGAAAATTGGTATCGTCCAGCGATTTGGGAATGCGGTGACGGATAAATTAGAAATCGTTCCCACCCAGGGCGATCGCCTAGAGTTAAAATTCTCCACAGGTAATGGCAATAAAACTATTGCTACCAACAAACCCGTAAAATTAGAGATAGCCACTTCACCCCTCAAACAAGCAACTTTAGAAGAGCGGGTAGTTCTGGGAACCTACCGCACCTACGAAACAGCAGAAGATAGTGCGAAAAAGTGGCGAAAACAGGGAATTGAGGTAGAAATTGCCCAACCGGAACGCTGGCAAGTGTGGGCAAAGCGTGATGTTTATAATACTCCTTTGCTGCGGCGCTTATTGCTACGTAGCGTCAAATCTCTAGGGACAAATCTGGCGTATCTTGATACTAAGATTATTGATCAAGTACCCGTAGTCAGCTGGGAAGTAGAAGGTAATCGCTATAACCGGACAAACCTAGAAATTAGTAGTGGCAAAAGTCTAATTCAGGTAAATCAGGGCAAAAATCTCGCAACTAAGCGGTTATATGCTGGCAGAATGGAAATTCAGCCCAATGCCTATGGTACCTACAGCCTGATAAATAACGTAGCTTTGGAAACATATCTTCGAGGAGTAGTTCCCTACGAAATTGGAACGCAAGCCCCCAAAGCTGCTCTAGAAGCTCAGGCTATTCTAGCTCGTACCTACGTTCTGCGTAATTTACGGAGATTTGAAATAGATGGGTATCAATTGTGTGCAGACACCCATTGCCAAGTTTACTATGGGTTAAAAGATGCGGCTGCTAGTACAGATAAGGCGATCGCCGCTACTCGTGGGATGGTTTTAATCTACAATAATGAGTTAGTGGATGCCTTGTATTCCTCTACCACAGGGGGGATTACCGCTTCCTTTAGTGATGTGTGGAACGGTGAAGATAGACCCTATTTAAGACCCATAATTGACGCACCAAATGATTTGGGTTGGACAGGTAAAAGTCTTTCAGAGGAAGAAGTATTTCAAAAGTTTATTAGTTTGCGAGAAGGTTTTAACGAAAGTGAAGGAGATTTATTTCGTTGGCGTAGGGAAACTAAAATTGAAGATATTACCAAGGGATTACAAAAATTCCTGAAAGTGAAAAATAGTCCCTATGCTAAGTTTAAAACTATCAAGAATATGGCAGTTGTACAGCGCAGTCATAGCGGACGCATTTTAAAATTAGCAGTAAATACAGATATTGGTACTTTCACCCTCCATAAAGATGAGGTCAGAAGTGCCTTTTTTGCACCAATTAGTACCTTATTTTATCTACAAACTTTAAATAAAGGTGAACCAGGAATTTGGGGGTATGCTTTTGTTGGTGGTGGATTAGGACATGGTGTGGGTTTGAGTCAAATAGGAGCGCAAAATTTAGCGAAATTAGGCTGGTCAAGCGAGAAAATTCTCAAATTTTATTATCCAGGGACAGAATTACAGTTATTAAATGATAAGATTAAGTTCACAGAATAG
- a CDS encoding DUF2854 domain-containing protein, whose product MLRKFSLGTLGLVVGGILTIMGFVAYAQANSTLNLIGFFYGLPLLLGGLALKTNELKPLAFTQPTTPEVLALRETQATTTQNLIRTDITRYSYGMDTHFDRALEYLKLTASDDDRPVITGLRETEINGAYSLILEFDSPDLPLATWQQFQEKMVKYFGPGVDVQITQPETDKIELALITVAENSQAVVS is encoded by the coding sequence ATGCTACGTAAATTTTCCTTGGGAACTCTGGGTCTAGTGGTCGGTGGGATTCTGACCATCATGGGTTTTGTTGCCTATGCCCAGGCTAATTCTACCCTGAACCTGATTGGCTTTTTCTACGGTCTACCTTTGCTTTTAGGCGGATTAGCACTGAAAACCAATGAACTCAAACCCCTCGCCTTTACCCAACCTACCACACCAGAAGTCTTAGCACTTCGAGAGACACAAGCTACAACCACCCAAAACCTGATTCGCACCGATATTACCCGTTACAGCTACGGCATGGACACCCATTTCGACCGTGCTTTAGAATACCTCAAATTAACTGCTAGTGACGATGATAGACCTGTCATTACAGGCTTGCGAGAAACAGAAATTAATGGGGCGTATAGTTTAATACTAGAATTCGACTCACCAGATTTACCCCTAGCTACTTGGCAACAGTTCCAAGAAAAAATGGTGAAATATTTTGGACCTGGGGTTGATGTGCAAATTACCCAACCAGAAACGGACAAAATTGAATTAGCTTTAATTACTGTGGCGGAAAATTCCCAGGCAGTGGTGAGTTAA
- the ntcA gene encoding global nitrogen regulator NtcA: protein MIVTQDKALANVFRQMATGAFPPVVESFERNKTIFFPGDPAERVYFLLKGAVKLSRVYEAGEEITVALLRENSVFGVLSLLTGNKSDRFYHAVAFTPVELLSAPIEQVEQALKENPELSMLMLRGLSSRILQTEMMIETLAHRDMGSRLVSFLLILCRDFGIPCADGITIDLKLSHQAIAEAIGSTRVTVTRLLGDLREKKMISIHKKKITVHKPVTLSRQFT from the coding sequence ATGATAGTGACACAAGATAAAGCCCTAGCAAATGTTTTTCGTCAGATGGCTACTGGAGCTTTTCCACCCGTGGTGGAAAGTTTTGAACGGAATAAAACCATCTTTTTTCCAGGCGATCCTGCGGAACGGGTTTATTTTCTTCTCAAAGGTGCAGTGAAACTTTCCAGGGTTTATGAAGCTGGAGAAGAAATTACAGTAGCGCTGTTACGAGAAAATAGTGTGTTTGGAGTTCTGTCCCTACTAACAGGAAACAAGTCGGATAGGTTTTACCATGCAGTCGCCTTTACTCCTGTAGAATTGCTCTCAGCACCAATTGAGCAGGTAGAACAGGCACTCAAAGAAAATCCGGAATTGTCAATGTTAATGCTGCGGGGTTTATCCTCGCGGATTTTGCAGACAGAGATGATGATTGAAACCCTTGCCCACCGTGATATGGGTTCTAGGTTGGTGAGTTTCTTGTTGATTCTTTGTCGTGACTTTGGCATTCCTTGTGCCGATGGCATCACAATTGACTTGAAGCTCTCTCATCAGGCGATCGCGGAAGCAATTGGTTCTACTCGTGTCACTGTGACTCGTTTACTAGGTGACTTACGAGAGAAAAAGATGATTTCCATTCACAAGAAGAAAATCACAGTCCATAAACCTGTGACCTTAAGTCGGCAATTCACTTAA